The proteins below are encoded in one region of Syngnathus acus chromosome 2, fSynAcu1.2, whole genome shotgun sequence:
- the si:dkey-151g10.3 gene encoding serine/threonine-protein kinase WNK3 isoform X2, with product MATDPGEPTGTEDSTEKPDGHREEDLEGTRRDTSGSSPAAVLPSQGWRRMAGEHEGAGQEGAVASVTPEMSSSTLPVDTGQKGQRREKRFFRKSVEICEEDEQEGLLEAPRSAPNLDLHSFDPVFSGVQQQGAVSCTALRQDPSRPGEQEPGKGGPPSSPSQKGKEREREQEEEAEMKAVATSPGGRFLKFDIELGRGAFKTVYKGLDTETWVEVAWCELQDRKLTKAEQQRFKEEAEMLKGLQHPNIVRFYDSWESALRGKKCIVLVTELMTSGTLKTYLKRFKVMKPKVLRSWCRQILKGLHFLHTRTPPIVHRDLKCDNIFITGPTGSVKIGDLGLATLMRTSFAKSVIGTPEFMAPEMYEEHYDESVDVYAFGMCMLEMATSEYPYSECQNAAQIYRKVTSGIKPASFEKVNDPEIKEIIEGCIRQNKSQRLSIRDLSNHAFFGEDTGVRVELAEEDTGTQDCLALRIWVDEPKKLKGKHKDNEAIEFSYDLENDSAEEVALEMVKSGFFHESDAKVVGKSIRDRVNLIKKSRERRQQQLLQQQQLLQQQKQQQGWEERRDSALTSATVSHQSSASRQGGGATGGGGQESDNLPEVDQHVVQGARLCLPGQSLAATTCDSCASGQSQSLSQPGDSLALSQPISTSVCDLATICTAALAAPPRLPVGEGLPSVPLGQSVSLTSVGPPVAQNFLRPSAVVQQSQTFPSDAFQPAAPQTPLAPSQSYVPPIPPQVLPSSMPPGDLVVTIVPLAQQPRPEAPPAAQLADIIQQPPSQPTQAVLPTQLGLGGQTSGLQQSLQSEPQQPICVRPSLPPATELSALSLPPSGQHCQAVNERITVQSQQQVLRLDQHQTLIPLDQQQTQLEQQHLLDRQQAIIQQQHQVVPQQVLSHHHLGQQLNQQMENPQTRIQQEQAVPQQTQPRQREEPAALLQQQLVFQQQQQQQQQIQQQGLLQQPHEVVPQQHQTARLQQLQEQQERQAAVVQFQQTEKQEEPVVPLQSCIEQQQCEMLQACAPQLNSAQFPGQQAALLVQPGAYSTRVPLRLPLGPEVIRQLAGVVSPAVAARPAEASGAVPAQALCQQVPGPNPSHVALHYRSPPTTRAAQMLIDSRIVPVLVTSQGQAQIVIQAQNLVGAYPEPTTSTTNQMSAQPLQPAQSRPTHSQNADVQVVGLQSQTAAPLPATTIPAQIPREPQMPELPQQTPSQTLLPAQSQLPASLLTTQSGNYSTFPRDVINFTHRPVLRYQQVAGLNPLLDPSRVVTAAVNIPVVLAQQQPVGSAANPALIQSVSQTLCQAQLPVEPVPPPHQPCPLGQVCGDEVEPPARVADHHSHHSLGTSGTAGEVASTQKAPTQTCIPSQLPPARAPLVLRAVFPAVLSPSHPSPPPSSLPCPHPAPAAPEPPFPPAAQVVPPGQGDFLAAAAAAALDSLNCPAPKLPQASPQDSDISPLGVSQDCPPLSNTERPSSTGCLPANGEEALLLLANGKLEKGKGQRRASSLKPEKFPHQFQLSMLQVSGSGDNMVECQLETHSNKMVTFKFDMEGDAPEDIADYMVEEVFVLDVEKEKFVEELRAIVAKAQEILQRHSLTGSTERLQVSTPSAGSTSDSVPHSSPVGRWRFFINQTIRHRDSLSSQGAATTPPTGEARTLPPQKTDQENESSQILESSSSVSSPVSAPSTTIAPTWHAAAPESTSPTISGGFSATSADQRLGAAANSTAADPTSVPAAAAALVMPPASADVQADVTVSAADVEQMLQLEQQVQRQQVQQTQEVHQEQNSSTLQECQLQQVMPPSQPLTDQQHLNTQQTTYMPQQPLLCSHVAQATHIENPERGDTATTARTPPRQHPFPKQSSLQQSESEVSTGEMSLTDEAAAASLPPLRLGAGEATYLPLTLSPSPAQPSSVAESDSEGPPKIEFGDNRMKTLDEKLRNLLYQEHTGGAAAGGAASSLTSTSAASTSAGGDESSEPQPSSFAPPSSLRSSSSSTTTSSSSSTTTPDPENCAGVEGDSSEVLQSTEKGLIEPSTSIPPASFLPVKQDAPAGPQRPPVAGEPTILALAPHSDNSITGEALRPHRQQIPLRHGTQQHNAGGGYFGLNLTCPSIKNPVSSKKSWTRKFKNWACKLRHSASLFKKPRVQQVSLSDGGSGALSLQEAKEAAPPTQMRKGRFHVIPVPPSPPSRKASSRRGSADRKVGRFSVTKAETRDDSGQTDSSPVSPVQLRERRRSRVKEGEKDESRRTPAAGHHSRGHGHSHSPVDSSEDDDDGSELEDEDLRRELHKLREKHIKEVVSLQAQQNQELQELYRQLRSQKDQRQSLPACLSRSPALPATPPLLSPRRPRPAKIKLRPRPHSHMDNNGVTHAGLQQSSGFSGTEQSGGPSHRSSEHRPSLPAKRDQSPAKKSTFTLELHKLLDNWTKETVGQNTPKPSLNQIKHIRQVQELGGWTQTPEVAPPADWFPSVPLNPQAPSAATGLPAPARNTGGADLSISGTSQPQSHTPQVAHLQQQMSDQQAPLRQHVQTPPDVRLHQNQSQLPSRAASVPSAPPGDAPSADSGVAGGGAFCTCSSSSSSNCSSCLNAAVPSSAKKNHPTDSPGLHASSGTEIKPRLV from the exons GACCGCAAGCTGACCAAGGCGGAGCAGCAGCGCTTCAAGGAAGAGGCGGAAATGTTGAAGGGGCTCCAGCATCCCAACATTGTGCGCTTCTACGACTCGTGGGAGTCGGCGCTCCGTGGAAAGAAGTGCATCGTCCTCGTCACCGAGCTCATGACCTCGGGGACGCTCAAAAC GTACCTGAAGCGTTTCAAGGTGATGAAGCCCAAGGTGCTGCGGAGCTGGTGCCGGCAAATCCTGAAGGGCCTTCATTTCCTGCACACCAGGACCCCTCCCATCGTGCACAGGGATCTCAAATGTGACAACATCTTCATCACGGGCCCCACCGGTTCGGTCAAAATAGGCGACCTGGGACTCGCAACCCTCATGAGGACTTCTTTTGCCAAAAGCGTCATAG GAACCCCCGAGTTCATGGCTCCCGAGATGTACGAGGAGCATTACGACGAGTCCGTGGACGTCTACGCCTTTGGAATGTGCATGCTGGAGATGGCCACTTCCGAATATCCCTACTCCGAGTGCCAAAATGCCGCCCAGATTTATCGCAAAGTGACAAGC GGTATCAAACCGGCCAGCTTTGAGAAAGTCAACGACCCAGAGATCAAAGAGATTATCGAAGGTTGCATCCGTCAGAATAAAAGTCAGAG GCTGTCCATCCGAGACCTTTCGAACCACGCCTTCTTCGGTGAAGACACGGGGGTCCGCGTGGAGCTGGCAGAGGAAGACACGGGCACCCAGGACTGTTTGGCTCTACGGATTTGGGTCGACGAGCCCAAGAAACTGAAGGGCAAGCACAAAGATAACGAGGCCATCGAGTTTAGCTATGACCTGGAGAACGACAGCGCTGAGGAAGTGGCTCTGGAGATG GTCAAGTCGGGCTTCTTCCACGAGAGCGATGCCAAGGTGGTAGGCAAATCCATCCGGGACCGAGTCAATCTGATCAAGAAGTCTCGGGAGCGACGGCAGCAACAGCTGCTCCAGCAGCAACAGCTGCTCCAGCAGCAGAAGCAACAGCAGGGATGGGAAGAAAGACGCGACTCCGCTCTCACGTCCGCCACCGTCTCCCATCAATCCAGCGCATCACGACAAGGGGGCGGAGcaactggaggaggagggcaggAGTCGGACAACCTGCCTGAAGTGGACCAGCATGTTGTCCAAGGGGCAAGGCTGTGCCTGCCAG gGCAAAGTCTGGCGGCAACCACCTGCGACTCGTGTGCTAGCGGGCAGAGCCAGTCACTCTCTCAGCCGGGGGACTCGCTTGCGCTCTCCCAACCCATCTCCACGTCTGTATGCGATTTGGCCACAATC tGTACTGCGGCGCTGGCCGCTCCTCCGAGGCTCCCGGTGGGTGAGGGTCTTCCAAGCGTGCCGCTTGGCCAGAGCGTCAGTTTGACCAGCGTCGGCCCGCCCGTTGCTCAGAACTTTCTCCGGCCCTCCGCCGTGGTTCAGCAG TCGCAAACATTCCCATCAGATGCATTTCAACCCGCCGCCCCCCAAACGCCGCTGGCCCCCTCACAGTCCTACGTCCCCCCCATTCCCCCGCAAGTTCTCCCTTCATCCATGCCACCGGGTGATCTGGTGGTGACTATTGTTCCCCTCGCTCAGCAGCCCCGGCCCGAGGCCCCTCCCGCCGCGCAGCTCGCTGACATTATTCAGCAGCCGCCATCGCAGCCAACGCAAGCTGTCCTTCCAACGCAGCTCGGTCTCGGCGGCCAGACGTCGGGCCTTCAACAGAGCCTTCAAAGCGAGCCTCAGCAGCCCATCTGCGTACGGCCGAGCCTTCCCCCGGCCACGGAACTGTCAGCTTTGTCGTTGCCGCCGTCGGGGCAACATTGTCAAGCGGTCAATGAGCGGATCACCGTTCAATCACAGCAGCAAGTTTTAAGGCTGGACCAACATCAAACTTTGATCCCCCTTGATCAGCAGCAAACTCAACTGGAGCAGCAGCACTTATTGGATCGACAACAAGCTATTATTCAACAGCAGCATCAAGTCGTGCCGCAGCAAGTGCTTTCGCATCACCATTTAGGGCAACAGTTGAATCAACAGATGGAAAATCCCCAGACCAGAATCCAGCAAGAGCAAGCCGTGCCTCAGCAGACCCAGCCCAGGCAACGAGAAGAACCGGCAGCTCTCTTACAACAGCAGCTCGtcttccagcagcagcagcagcagcagcagcaaatccAGCAACAAGGTCTTCTGCAACAACCACACGAGGTGGTGCCTCAGCAACATCAAACGGCCAGACTGCAACAGCTTCAGGAGCAGCAAGAGCGCCAAGCCGCCGTGGTTCAATTCcagcaaacagaaaaacaagaagagcCCGTCGTTCCTCTTCAAAGTTGCATCGAGCAGCAACAATGTGAAATGCTTCAGGCATGCGCCCCTCAACTGAACAGCGCTCAGTTTCCGGGGCAACAAGCCGCACTGCTCGTGCAGCCGGGAGCGTATTCGACCCGCGTCCCGCTCAGACTTCCGCTCGGCCCCGAGGTCATTCGGCAGCTCGCCGGTGTCGTCTCGCCGGCCGTGGCCGCGCGGCCTGCCGAGGCGTCGGGCGCCGTCCCGGCTCAGGCGCTTTGCCAGCAAGTTCCCGGCCCGAACCCGAGCCACGTTGCGCTCCATTACAGGAGCCCGCCGACCACGCGAGCAGCTCAAATGCTGATAGACTCCCGCATTGTTCCTGTGCTCGTGACCTCCCAAGGGCAGGCGCAAATCGTCATCCAAGCCCAGAATCTTGTCGGCGCTTATCCTGAACCGACGACTTCCACCACCAACCAAATGTCGGCTCAGCCTTTGCAGCCTGCTCAGTCCCGACCGACGCACAGCCAGAACGCTGACGTTCAAGTCGTGGGCCTTCAAAGCCAGACCGCTGCCCCGCTTCCAGCGACGACAATTCCTGCTCAGATCCCGCGAGAGCCTCAAATGCCAGAGCTGCCGCAGCAAACTCCAAGCCAGACGCTTCTCCCGGCCCAAAGTCAGCTTCCGGCGAGCCTGTTGACCACTCAGTCGGGCAACTACTCGACGTTTCCGCGCGATGTGATCAATTTTACGCACCGGCCGGTGCTGCGCTATCAGCAGGTCGCCGGTCTCAATCCTCTGCTGGACCCTTCGCGCGTCGTTACAGCTGCGGTCAATATTCCGGTGGTCCTGGCCCAGCAGCAACCAGTAGGAAGTGCCGCAAACCCCGCCCTAATTCAGTCCGTCTCCCAGACGCTTTGTCAAGCCCAGTTGCCGGTCGAGCCCGTCCCGCCTCCACACCAGCCCTGTCCACTCGGTCAGGTTTGCGGGGATGAGGTCGAGCCGCCGGCACGTGTGGCCGATCATCATTCCCATCATTCATTGGGCACGAGCGGAACGGCGGGCGAGGTGGCTTCCACTCAGAAGGCGCCGACCCAGACGTGCATTCCATCGCAGTTGCCGCCCGCCCGAGCGCCTCTTGTTCTCCGCGCCGTCTTCCCCGCAGTCCTGAGCCCCTCTCACCCCTCGCCTCCCCCGTCGTCACTACCATGCCCTCATCCTGCTCCCGCTGCGCCAGAGCCGCCGTTTCCTCCGGCGGCCCAGGTGGTGCCACCGGGGCAAGGCGACTTTctcgctgctgccgctgccgctgctCTAGACTCGCTTAATTGCCCTGCCCCCAAACTGCCCCAAGCCTCGCCGCAAGACTCTGACATTTCCCCGCTGGGCGTTTCTCAG GATTGTCCGCCCCTGTCAAATACAGAACGCCCTTCCTCAACCGG GTGTCTGCCAGCAAACGGAGAAGAAGCTCTTTTGCTCTTGGCCAACGGCAAATTAGAAAAAGGAAAAGGCCAGAGGAGAGCGTCTTCGCTAAAACCCGAGAAGTTCCCGCATCAATTTCAGCTGAGTATGCTTCAG GTGTCAGGCAGTGGGGACAATATGGTGGAGTGCCAGTTGGAGACCCATAGTAACAAAATGGTGACCTTTAAATTTGATATGGAAGGAGATGCTCCGGAGGACATTGCGGATtacatg GTGGAGGAAGTCTTTGTACTGGATGTGGAAAAGGAGAAGTTTGTCGAAGAGCTCAGAGCCATCGTGGCAAAAGCACAGGAGATACTTCAAAGGCATTCACTT ACCGGGTCCACCGAGCGCTTACAAGTCAGCACGCCCAGCGCCGGCTCTACGT CCGACTCAGTGCCGCACTCGTCTCCGGTGGGACGCTGGCGTTTCTTCATCAACCAGACCATCCGCCACAGAGACTCTCTGTCGAGCCAGGGGGCTGCCACCACACCTCCTACCGGAGAAGCAAGAACACTCCCCCCGCAAAAAACGGACCAAG AAAACGAAAGCTCCCAGATTCTGGAGTCCTCCAGTAGCGTGTCTTCTCCTGTCTCAGCGCCGTCGACCACGATTGCACCCACTTGGCACGCCGCCGCACCTGAAAGCACCTCTCCGACTATTTCAGGTGGCTTCAGCGCAACCTCCGCCGACCAACGGCTCGGTGCGGCGGCCAATTCCACGGCAGCCGACCCGACTTCCgttcccgccgccgccgccgctctggTTATGCCTCCCGCGTCCGCCGACGTTCAGGCTGATGTCACAGTCAGCGCGGCTGACGTGGAGCAGATGCTTCAGCTTGAGCAACAGGTGCAACGTCAACAAGTGCAGCAGACGCAGGAAGTGCACCAAGAGCAGAATTCCAGTACGCTGCAAGAGTGTCAGCTCCAGCAAGTTATGCCTCCAAGTCAGCCCCTCACAGACCAGCAACATCTCAACACACAGCAGACCACGTACATGCCGCAGCAACCGTTGCTTTGTAGCCATGTGGCGCAGGCCACCCACATCGAAAACCCAGAGCGAGGGGACACGGCCACAACCGCCCGCACACCTCCCCGACAACACCCGTTTCCCAAACAGTCTTCTCTCCAGCAGTCCGAGTCGGAGGTGTCGACTGGAGAGATGAGCTTGACGGatgaggcggcggcggcgtcttTGCCGCCGCTTCGTTTGGGAGCCGGCGAAGCCACCTATCTGCCGCTCACGCTCAGCCCGTCCCCCGCGCAGCCTTCCTCGGTGGCCGAGTCGGACAGCGAAGGTCCCCCGAAAATCGAATTTGGGGACAATCGTATGAAGACGCTGGATGAAAAGCTGAGGAACCTGTTGTATCAGGAGCACACTGGCGGCGCGGCGGCCGGCGGGGCAGCGTCCTCGCTGACGTCAACGTCGGCGGCCTCCACATCTGCGGGTGGAGATGAGTCATCGGAGCCACAGCCGTCGTCTTTCGCGCCTCCTTCATCTCTGcgctcctcgtcctcctccaccaccacctcctcctccagctccaccaCCACTCCTGACCCGGAAAACTGTGCAGGAGTTGAGGGAGACTCCTCCGAAGTTCTTCAGTCAACAGAGAAAGGCCTGATAGAGCCTTCCACTTCCATCCCCCCAGCATCTTTCCTCCCTGTCAAACAGGATGCGCCCGCTGGGCCACAGCGTCCTCCTGTAGCAGGAGAACCGACTATCCTA GCTTTGGCCCCACATTCCGACAACAGCATCACTGGAGAAGCCTTGCGGCCCCACCGCCAGCAGATCCCCCTCCGGCACGGAACGCAGCAGCATAATGCAGGAGGTGGATATTTTGGCCTAAACCTGACATGTCCTAGTATCAAAAATCCCGTTTCTAGCAAGAAATCCTGGACTCGCAAATTCAAAAACTGGGCATGCAAATTGCGCCATTCCGCCAGCTTGTTCAAGAAGCCCAGAGTCCAGCAAG TCTCGTTATCCGACGGAGGGTCCGGCGCTCTGTCGCTCCAAGAGGCGAAGGAGGCGGCACCACCGACTCAGATGCGCAAAGGACGATTCCAT GTGATCCCGGTTCCTCCGTCCCCACCGTCCAGGAAGGCGTCCTCAAGGCGTGGCAGCGCCGACAGAAAAGTGGGCCGCTTCTCTGTGACAAAGGCCGAGACGCGGGATGACTCGGGCCAGACGGACAGCTCCCCGGTGTCTCCTGTCCAGCTCAGGGAGAGGAGGAGATCTCGGGTGAAGGAGGGCGAGAAAGATGAGAGTCGAAGGACGCCGGCCGCAGGCCACCATTCTCGAGGGCACGGGCATAGCCACTCCCCCGTCGATAGCAGCGAGGATGACGACGACGGGAGTGAGTTGGAGGATGAAGATCTGAGAAGAGAACTGCACAAGCTGAGGGAGAA GCACATCAAAGAAGTGGTGTCGCTTCAGGCCCAGCAGAACCAAGAGCTGCAAGAACTGTACAGACAGCTTCGCTCCCAAAAAGACCAAAGGCAAAGTCTTCCCGCTTGCTTGTCTCGAAGCCCCGCCCTTCCCGCAACGCCGCCCCTCCTCTCCCCTCGTCGACCCAGGCCGGCCAAAATCAAACTGCGACCCCGACCTCACTCTCACATggataacaacggagtcacaCATGCCG GACTCCAGCAGTCGAGCGGCTTTTCGGGTACGGAACAAAGCGGAGGGCCTTCTCATCGCAGCTCAGAGCATCGGCCCTCGCTGCCTGCCAAAAGAG ATCAAAGCCCTGCCAAGAAGAGCACCTTCACGCTGGAATTGCACAAGTTGCTTGACAACTGGACAAAGGAGACGGTGGGCCAGAACACGCCCAAACCGTCCCTCAATCAGATCAAGCACATTCGGCAGGTGCAGGAGCTGGGAGGCTGGACCCAGACACCTGAG GTGGCTCCTCCAGCAGATTGGTTTCCGTCGGTCCCACTGAACCCGCAGGCGCCCTCGGCTGCTACCGGCTTGCCCGCCCCTGCCCGGAACACTGGCGGAGCTGACCTGTCCATCTCTGGCACGTCCCAGCCGCAATCGCACACGCCCCAAGTAGCACACCTCCAGCAGCAGATGAGCGATCAGCAGGCCCCGCTGCGTCAGCACGTCCAGACGCCGCCCGACGTCCGGCTGCATCAAAACCAATCTCAGCTGCCTTCCCGCGCCGCCTCGGTCCCGTCTGCGCCACCTGGCGACGCGCCCTCTGCGGACAGCGGCGTCGCTGGCGGGGGGGCATTTTGCACTtgttcctcctcatcttcaagCAACTGCTCCTCCTGTCTGAACGCTGCTGTACCTTCCAGTGCCAAAAAGAATCACCCCACTGACAGCCCCGGCCTCCACGCCTCCTCTGGAACTGAAATAAAACCAAGGTTGGtgtga